AAACCCGGAGCCCCGACCGTGACCGAGCTTCAACAGATGCAGAAGGAAGCCGAAGACGCCAACGTGGAAGTCCTCATGGGCTACAACAAGAACGTTTGCAAGTACGTGCGGAAAACACGCGAATTCGCCGCGAAACATCCCGGATCGCACGTTACCTTTGTCTCCAACAATGCCTACGAGAACACCCCGGAATCACTCGGTGAGTGCTTCGAACGCAACGCCGAAGGCATGTTGAAGAACATGGCCATTCACGAACTCGCCCTATTGGTATCCTTCTACGACGTCTCGGTCGAAAACATTGCCGAAGTCACGGCCGATAAGGAATTCTCCTCCATGCAAACGCTACCCGGTCCCAGCGGGAAGGACTACACCGATTTTGACAAGATCAAGTTCACCATCAAGACCAAGAACGGCAACGAAGTCAGTGTCCAGGCCGATCGTTGCGGAGGTACCGATTCGTTCGCCACCGTCACCGATAAGGACGGCAGTGAAGTCTTCCGGTATTACATGcccgatgaagaagacaGGGCCATGGTCCAGGAACTGCAAACCAAGTACCCCACCGCCATGCCCTACTTCTTCACACAGGACCCGGACTACATTACCGTCAAGGAGCGTGTCGCACACCATACCGTCACCggagaagaagccgaagggGTCGCCACCATTGGTGTGGCCGTGGAAACGCTCCGTGTTGCCGAGTTCTTGACGCCCAAGCTCCAAGAGCAGCTCAAGTAAAGCCAGTAAACACGGCCCCCAAATAAATAGTTAGAAAAAGGTTCAAAATAGGGAAACTTGTTTAACATAGTTACGTGAGTGCGGCTCGAGGAAGTGCATCTTCTGACGCACCATACACCGTTTGTTGGTCTTCGTGCATCCAACCGCTCGTGGCCCACCGATCGCGACGGCGGGTCGCCAACACTTCGTGCGGCAAGGCTACGCTATCGAACAGTACCAACGTGCCCGCCTTTGGATCGACGTCCAAGACCTGTTCGTCAAAGCCGGGGCTTTGCGCCAGCCAATCGCTAATTTTCGATTTGGGTGGCTCGATAAAATGGAAGCGAACAGCGACTTCCGGACTCTgcatcaaaagcttttgcGTTAAATATTCGCCACCGCTCATGTATAAAATTGGATGGGAATGAAAAAGTTTGCTGATGTACTGCTGTCCCCCATTGACAGCGTCCACGTACATGGCCACGTTACCGTCCGGATTGTTCCGTCGGGCGTCCAAAAAAACCGGTCGTTCCACCGGATCCGATGTCGTCGCTCGTAGCCAGCCAATTTGTAGGTCCCCTTGACGGGAACCTACCGTTGTTCCGCGCGCCATGCGAGTCCGACGTTCAAAACAGCGTAGCTGGCCGCCGTCCTTGTCGCCGTCCCATTCCTCGTTGAGATAGATCAGCCAACTGATGCTACGCCGGGTCGGCTTGCTCCATCCCGCCGCCGCTTTGAGCTCTTCGTGGTGCTCATCTACGTGTCGTTTTAAGAACGCACCCGGTCCGAAACGTGTGTACGAAATTTCCGTACTGCCGTTCCCGTACTTCGCGACGGCGGCCGAGTCGGGTTGTGCCAAGTCCGGCCGTCTCAAGTTCTCCGAAAGATCCTGCCGCAAACGTGCCATGGTGGCACCAAAATCGGCCCGGACACGGATATTACCCAAATTTAcgtccttccattgttgTAGTTTTAGAACAGCCCGATCTTTCGAGGGATCAAAGTTGCCGTTCGATCCGTACGAAGCGAGAGCGTCAGTAGTAAAGTGTCCGTCGCCGTGCAGATTTTGGGCATCCGCTCGGAGCTCTTGAATGAACCGAGACGGCAAAAAATTGGGAACTACCGCAATGCGACCTtccaaaattgtattgtaGGCTTCATCCGACAAAAGCTGACCTTGTCGGTCGAAGTCCGCCGCGGCCACCGCAGTGGTGAATTTGACCTTTTGTACGTTCACCATCGTGACTAGATTTGAAGGCCGAAGCCGGGGAAATAGAAACGCTTTGGCCGGAATTAAAACTGCCGCTACGGCAAAACAAGACCATGCCCTATAATTCATTCTTGTGCATCCGTGGCCGTAGTTATTTAGCTGACCTCTTTCATTTCGATAAAGGAGGTTGAGATTGCTTttgctcttttggaaatgtttcGAGAAAATGTAAACAAGTTGAAGCGTTTCTCGCTGATCTTTCATTCGATCGAAATTTGTTAGAAGTCTCCGAGACAGGATCTTCGCCAATTAGAATTTTACATTTATGCTCTTTCACGATCAGCTATGCTCTGCAAAATTGAAGGTGTTTCCCTCCCTCCCATCCTACCAAACCCACCATAAATGAAAGCCGGGGatagttaactgtaaagccTACACTCTACGAAGACGTGGCGCTGCATATGAACCTGCTTTTTTCCCGGAACCCATCTCATTTCTcaagcaatcatttccaaTGTTCCTACACAGGAAGACAAGGAAGTGAACGAAAAGCACCAATAACGATTCGATAGCATACTATCAGCGGGAAGGTATGGAAGCATCGCTATTATGCATGGCATGAACATCCACACAAGAAGTCGAATAGCGAGATGCGGGAAAGACGGGTACCAAACGTCTACCGCGTTTGGTGTACATGACAGCATATTTCACGATCGTGTCTCGTTCACGTCTTCCTTGCAGGCTATTGCCTTAACGAAAAACTAACAATAAATTACTTTATACAACTGAACGTTTGCTTCTTGGATAAAATCTCTTTTAAACATGGTTCCTAGTGATCCGCCAACCGTTTCTTTATCTGCGCGATCGCCTTGCCCGGATTCAAGTGCTTAGGACATACTTTAGTACAGTTCATGATTGTGTGACAGCGGTAGAGCTTAAACGCATCGTCGAGTTCCTCCAGACGCTTCTTGGTGGAACCGTCACGCGAATCCTCAATCCACCGGTAGGCTTGCAGCAACACGGCCGGTCCGAGATATTTATCGGCATTCCACCAGTAAGAGGGGCATGCCGTCGAGCAGCATGCGCACAGGATGCACTCATACATTCCGTCGAGCTTGGCACGATCTTCGCGGGTTTGCAAGTACTCGGCCTGGCCCGGTTCCTTGCCCTTTTCCGGTTGCAGCCAGGGTTCAATGGAACGGTACTGTTCGTAAAAATTACCCATGTCCGGAACCAAGTCCTTGATGACATACATGTGCGGCAATGGATAAATCTTGGTC
The sequence above is drawn from the Phaeodactylum tricornutum CCAP 1055/1 chromosome 21, whole genome shotgun sequence genome and encodes:
- a CDS encoding oxidoreductase (2-oxoglutarate-dependent dioxygenases, requiring 2-oxoglutarate and dioxygen as cosubstrates and ferrous iron as a cofactor), with protein sequence MNYRAWSCFAVAAVLIPAKAFLFPRLRPSNLVTMVNVQKVKFTTAVAAADFDRQGQLLSDEAYNTILEGRIAVVPNFLPSRFIQELRADAQNLHGDGHFTTDALASYGSNGNFDPSKDRAVLKLQQWKDVNLGNIRVRADFGATMARLRQDLSENLRRPDLAQPDSAAVAKYGNGSTEISYTRFGPGAFLKRHVDEHHEELKAAAGWSKPTRRSISWLIYLNEEWDGDKDGGQLRCFERRTRMARGTTVGSRQGDLQIGWLRATTSDPVERPVFLDARRNNPDGNVAMYVDAVNGGQQYISKLFHSHPILYMSGGEYLTQKLLMQSPEVAVRFHFIEPPKSKISDWLAQSPGFDEQVLDVDPKAGTLVLFDSVALPHEVLATRRRDRWATSGWMHEDQQTVYGASEDALPRAALT
- the SDH2 gene encoding succinate dehydrogenase iron sulfur protein (A component of a mitochondrial enzyme complex that interconverts succinate and fumarate in the citric acid cycle. Reaction catalyzed: succinate + ubiquinone = fumarate + ubiquinol. This subunit uses an iron-sulfur cluster as co-factor.), producing the protein MLSSSSTRTTKTLFSRFAARSFATADLKANAIPKQAPRIKYFKVYRWDPEQSQKPYLSTYPVDLANCGPMVLDALIKIKNEQDPTLTFRRSCREGICGSCAMNIDGVNTLACLSYIDQKDTSSATKIYPLPHMYVIKDLVPDMGNFYEQYRSIEPWLQPEKGKEPGQAEYLQTREDRAKLDGMYECILCACCSTACPSYWWNADKYLGPAVLLQAYRWIEDSRDGSTKKRLEELDDAFKLYRCHTIMNCTKVCPKHLNPGKAIAQIKKRLADH